The Malus domestica chromosome 06, GDT2T_hap1 genome has a segment encoding these proteins:
- the LOC103432700 gene encoding callose synthase 9-like isoform X1, with amino-acid sequence MSVIKKQGGTPQQEKGAVKAVQDLYDVVQQGGILIFFYLQKIYPDEWKNFLARIGHDENALHFELFDNPTDNLELRFWASYRGQTLARTEGSDVEGAISCNDATDTRGFGLSPEARAHADLKFTYVVTCQIYGKQKEGQKPEAADISIAAQAAARKAEIAAQLSAQDDEYDLTGLTDVRPSNPNANT; translated from the exons ATGTCTGTCATTAAG AAACAAGGGGGAACACCCCAACAGGAGAAAGGTGCAGTTAAGGCTGTTCAAGATCTTTATGATGTTGTGCAACAAGGGGGAATACTAATATTCTTTTACCTTCAAAAAATTTATCCAG ATGAGTGGAAGAACTTTCTTGCCCGAATTGGCCATGACGAAAATGCTCTTCACTTTGAACTCTTTGACAATCCCACTGATAATCTTGAGCTTCGTTTTTGGGCCTCTTACCGAGGTCAAACATTAGCCAGAACAG AAGGATCAGATGTGGAGGGTGCAATTTCCTGTAATGACGCAACTGATACTCGAGGGTTTGGATTATCTCCTGAAGCACGTGCTCATGCTGACTTAAAGTTTACATATGTTGTAACATGTCAAATATATGGAAAACAGAAAGAAGGCCAAAAACCTGAGGCTGCAGATATTAGCATTGCGGCCCAGGCAGCAGCCCGGAAAGCCGAGATTGCAGCCCAATTATCGGCCCAAGACGATGAGTATGATCTTACAGGCCTTACAGATGTTCGGCCTTCAAATCCCAATGCCAACACCTGA
- the LOC103432700 gene encoding callose synthase 9-like isoform X2 encodes MSVIKKQGGTPQQEKGAVKAVQDLYDVVQQGGILIFFYLQKIYPDEWKNFLARIGHDENALHFELFDNPTDNLELRFWASYRGQTLARTGSDVEGAISCNDATDTRGFGLSPEARAHADLKFTYVVTCQIYGKQKEGQKPEAADISIAAQAAARKAEIAAQLSAQDDEYDLTGLTDVRPSNPNANT; translated from the exons ATGTCTGTCATTAAG AAACAAGGGGGAACACCCCAACAGGAGAAAGGTGCAGTTAAGGCTGTTCAAGATCTTTATGATGTTGTGCAACAAGGGGGAATACTAATATTCTTTTACCTTCAAAAAATTTATCCAG ATGAGTGGAAGAACTTTCTTGCCCGAATTGGCCATGACGAAAATGCTCTTCACTTTGAACTCTTTGACAATCCCACTGATAATCTTGAGCTTCGTTTTTGGGCCTCTTACCGAGGTCAAACATTAGCCAGAACAG GATCAGATGTGGAGGGTGCAATTTCCTGTAATGACGCAACTGATACTCGAGGGTTTGGATTATCTCCTGAAGCACGTGCTCATGCTGACTTAAAGTTTACATATGTTGTAACATGTCAAATATATGGAAAACAGAAAGAAGGCCAAAAACCTGAGGCTGCAGATATTAGCATTGCGGCCCAGGCAGCAGCCCGGAAAGCCGAGATTGCAGCCCAATTATCGGCCCAAGACGATGAGTATGATCTTACAGGCCTTACAGATGTTCGGCCTTCAAATCCCAATGCCAACACCTGA